Below is a window of Raphanus sativus cultivar WK10039 unplaced genomic scaffold, ASM80110v3 Scaffold3800, whole genome shotgun sequence DNA.
ACATCAATGATCCACATTATCTCTGGTATACATTGAACAATAGATACTCAGAAATGTTCTTGCATAAAGCAGAAAAAGAATGGCGAGAAATAAAGTTCCAGAATTATGAATCTGTGAACAAGTATGACTCTGACCTTATGAGAATCGCCTACACTCTCAACCTATTTGGAGAGTCGACAACCAACAGGGATAAGCTCACCAAGACTCGTGAGACTATCCATCCGAGTGATGCGATATCTTTATATCACGCCAGTAAGTGTACTACTTACTTTGATCTACTCGACAAACTGTTGGAAattgagaagaaaaagaaaacaaa
It encodes the following:
- the LOC130506936 gene encoding uncharacterized protein LOC130506936; the protein is MNTSGRLKLRGVWKCTKWDNDTPACERSYALKIMKDKLCDDLKMMYSYINDPHYLWYTLNNRYSEMFLHKAEKEWREIKFQNYESVNKYDSDLMRIAYTLNLFGESTTNRDKLTKTRETIHPSDAISLYHASKCTTYFDLLDKLLEIEKKKKTKAENIKQFDEILSIHKLRQEFDLSIPEAGEEQTEWTHVDNELDLFIE